Below is a window of Vibrio fortis DNA.
AATACCTAGAATGCTCAGTAGGCTGATGAAGATGTTGTAGATAGATACATACAGCGTCACTGTCGCTGAAATGTAGTTAGTTTCACCGCCACGGATGATACCTTGAGTTGTCATCAAGATAGCCATTGTAGAGAACACAATAAATAGGCTGCTAAGCGCTAGATGTAGAACTGTTGATTGGATGAAAATGCTCGCAATCATACCAACAACTAGCACTACGAATAGTGAAAGCATTAGGCCACCCATCATCGATAGGTCGCGCTTAGTAGTTAGTGCATAAGCTGATGCTGCCATAAATGATAGTGCAGTACCGCCCAGAGCAGTCAGTACCACGTCGCCCATGCCCGCACCGATGTACGCGTTAAGAAGAGGGCCAATGGTGTAACCTAGGAAACCTGTAAACAGGAATGTGAATACTAGACCCATGCTGTTATCACGGTTCTTCTCTGTTAGGAAAAGTAGACCGTAGAAACCAACCAGCATAATAATTAGACCTGGACGAGGCAGGTTCAGTGCCATCGAAATACCTGCTACAACAGCAGACCAAAGTAGTGTCATTGAAAGTAACGCGTAGGTGTTACGCAGTACTTTATTTGTTTGCAGAGCGCTCTCTTGAGAAGCTGTGCGAGAAAACATAGGGCTGTTCATAATCTTCCTCGTAAGGTGATATCAATAGTTATTAGTACATTTATGGGGCTGAAAGTTCGAAAAATCAAGCCTTTCATTAAATTTGTCTACTTAAAATGATAATCAAAATAGAGAGTTAAGTGTTTTTCAAGGTGTAACACAATGTAACTGTGCGACGGTATCATATCCTCTAAAATAGAAAGGGCAGCAAAAATAGCTGCCCTGTTAGGTAGATACCGATTCTAGTGGTGAAGAATCTGGCTCAAGAAGTTTTGAGTTCGATCAGATTGTGGATTCTCAAAGAAGTCGACAGGATTGTTTTCTTCGATGATCTCTCCGGCATCCATAAATATCACTCGGTCGGCAACTTCTTTCGCAAAACCCATTTCGTGCGTTACACACAGCATGGTCATGCCTTCTTCAGCAAGCTCAACCATAACATCTAGAACCTCACGAACCATCTCAGGATCGAGTGCGGAAGTCGGTTCATCAAATAACATAACTTGTGGGTTCATACACAGAGAGCGTGCAATCGCGACACGTTGCTGTTGACCACCAGAGAGCTGGCCTGGGAACTTGTCTGCTTGATCTGGGATCTTAACACGCTCAAGGTATTTCATCGCGATCGCTTCTGCTTCTTCTTTAGGCATCTTCTTCACCCAAATTGGAGCAAGGGTACAGTTCTCCAAAACCGTTAGGTGAGGGAAGAGGTTAAAGTGTTGGAAACACATACCAACTTCTCTACGCACCGCTTCGATATTCTTTAAGTCTTCGGTTAGTTCATTACCAGAAACAAAAATATGGCCTTTTTGATGCTCCTCTAAACGGTTGATGCATCGAATCATGGTCGATTTACCAGAACCCGAAGGGCCACAGATTACGATTTTCTCACCTTTCTTAACTTCTAGATTGATGTTCTTAAGAACGTGGAACTCACCGTACCACTTATTCATGTCTTTCAATTCAATCATCAATTCTTGAGATTCGTTGTTTTGTTGTTGCGTCATAATACGTCCTTGATCTCTTTAACTATCGTTTGTGACCGGTGTGAAGTCTGTTTTCTAGCCATATCGAGTATCTCGACATACCAAAACAGAACACCCAGAACACTAACGCGACAAATACATAACTTTCTGTTGCAAAGCCTAGCCACTCAGGGTCGGTGTTAGCGGCTTGACCGATACCCAATACATCGAACATACCGATGATAAGAACCAGACTGGTATCTTTAAACAGGCCGATAAAGGTGTTTACGATCGATGGGATCGTAATCTTTAGCGCTTGAGGAAGAATGATAAGCCCCATTTTCTTCCAGTAGGTTAGGCCAAGTGCATCTGCTGCTTCATATTGACCCTTAGGAATTGCCTGTAAGCCACCACGGATAACCTCCGCCATGTAAGCTGCACTGAATAGCACCACACCGACAAGAGCACGAAGTAGTTTGTCTGTTT
It encodes the following:
- a CDS encoding Bax inhibitor-1/YccA family protein; translation: MNSPMFSRTASQESALQTNKVLRNTYALLSMTLLWSAVVAGISMALNLPRPGLIIMLVGFYGLLFLTEKNRDNSMGLVFTFLFTGFLGYTIGPLLNAYIGAGMGDVVLTALGGTALSFMAASAYALTTKRDLSMMGGLMLSLFVVLVVGMIASIFIQSTVLHLALSSLFIVFSTMAILMTTQGIIRGGETNYISATVTLYVSIYNIFISLLSILGIMGNDD
- a CDS encoding amino acid ABC transporter ATP-binding protein; this translates as MTQQQNNESQELMIELKDMNKWYGEFHVLKNINLEVKKGEKIVICGPSGSGKSTMIRCINRLEEHQKGHIFVSGNELTEDLKNIEAVRREVGMCFQHFNLFPHLTVLENCTLAPIWVKKMPKEEAEAIAMKYLERVKIPDQADKFPGQLSGGQQQRVAIARSLCMNPQVMLFDEPTSALDPEMVREVLDVMVELAEEGMTMLCVTHEMGFAKEVADRVIFMDAGEIIEENNPVDFFENPQSDRTQNFLSQILHH